A DNA window from Brassica napus cultivar Da-Ae chromosome C1, Da-Ae, whole genome shotgun sequence contains the following coding sequences:
- the LOC111202653 gene encoding reactive Intermediate Deaminase A, chloroplastic-like, which translates to MTWSVMISINAPRLDLSASLRSSTRTPLVAAGATSTGVSLFRMSSSPLRFASLSVSASASDDNHLPIICKKEVVSTDKAPPAVGPYSQAIKANGFVFVSGVLGLVPETGEFISDDVEDQTYQVK; encoded by the exons atgaCTTGGTCCGTCATGATATCCATAAACGCTCCAAGACTCGACCTCTCCGCCTCACTTCGTTCTTCCACTCGTACCCCATTGGTCGCCGCTGGTGCAACGTCCACTGGTGTTTCCCTTTTCAGAATGTCGTCGAGCCCTCTTCGTTTCGCTTCACTCTCTGTCTCAGCATCTGCTTCTGATGATAACCACTTACCTATCATTT GTAAGAAGGAAGTTGTGTCTACAGATAAAGCACCACCTGCTGTAGGACCATACTCTCAGGCCATCAAAGCCAACGGTTTCGTTTTCGTTTCAGGTGTTCTTGGACTTGTGCCTGAG ACTGGAGAGTTTATTTCGGACGACGTTGAAGATCAGACTTACCAGGTGAAGTAG